In one window of Streptomyces sp. FXJ1.172 DNA:
- a CDS encoding DUF6087 family protein, with protein sequence MSDDDKALRLALADRLAAGGQLRTAPWRAAVEEVPRHEFLSGGFFEPVPGSAPTAWRPVMPDDPRWLERCYDDESLVTQIADTIAPRDIRGEILRAPTSSRTLPSLVVRMLEELQVQDGHRVLEIGSGYSTGLLCHRLGDDRVTSVEVDADVAGTARVALGNCDYCPQVIVGDGLAGCPDGAPYDRLVATCGVVALPHAWVEQTRPGGTILATLSGWLYASELARLTVGEDGTARGRFLGGQVSFMLARPQLPPPLGTLPDLNAGQERPATLAPDVLNDWNTRFVAQLAAPRPSASPSRGMAGRHMYSWTSKRRHGPRSRRTATPGQSVRADPIASGTPLKTRWHGGAPTARRPWRSSRSSSHPRDRPRRGLRSDPENEGGRAMGEPGDEPLSEWADRRAARLRPVGERRAVTLGTGPQRAAHLDRDTPRMIMEWDGYQWVPVTTVDNYAAAQRMLHGISDEAAQITVTAGDGRPPMAPGRGRHRKP encoded by the coding sequence GTGAGTGACGACGACAAAGCCCTACGCCTGGCGCTCGCCGACCGGCTGGCCGCCGGCGGACAGCTCCGCACCGCACCATGGCGAGCAGCCGTCGAAGAGGTACCCCGGCACGAGTTCCTGAGCGGCGGCTTCTTCGAGCCCGTACCCGGCTCCGCCCCGACCGCATGGCGGCCGGTCATGCCCGACGATCCCCGATGGCTGGAGCGCTGTTACGACGACGAATCCCTCGTCACCCAGATCGCCGACACCATCGCCCCCCGCGACATCCGCGGTGAGATCCTGCGCGCCCCCACCTCGTCCCGCACCCTGCCGTCCCTGGTGGTGCGCATGCTGGAAGAGCTGCAAGTGCAGGACGGGCACAGGGTGCTGGAAATCGGATCGGGCTACTCCACCGGACTCCTGTGCCACCGGCTCGGTGACGACCGCGTGACGTCCGTGGAAGTCGACGCCGACGTTGCTGGCACGGCCCGGGTAGCCCTTGGGAACTGCGACTACTGCCCGCAAGTGATCGTGGGTGACGGTCTGGCCGGTTGCCCCGACGGCGCACCGTATGACCGGCTGGTCGCCACCTGCGGCGTGGTCGCTCTCCCCCACGCGTGGGTGGAGCAGACCCGGCCCGGCGGGACCATCCTTGCCACCCTGTCCGGCTGGCTGTACGCCTCCGAACTCGCCCGCCTCACCGTGGGCGAGGACGGCACCGCACGCGGCCGGTTCCTTGGCGGCCAAGTCTCCTTCATGCTCGCCCGCCCCCAACTCCCGCCGCCCCTGGGCACCCTCCCTGACCTGAACGCCGGGCAGGAGCGCCCTGCCACCCTCGCGCCCGACGTGCTGAACGACTGGAACACGCGCTTCGTCGCCCAACTCGCCGCCCCCAGGCCCAGCGCGTCACCCTCACGTGGGATGGCCGGGAGACACATGTACTCCTGGACGTCGAAAAGGCGTCATGGGCCGCGTTCGCGAAGGACGGCGACTCCTGGACAGTCCGTCAGGGCGGACCCGATCGCCTCTGGGACGCCGTTGAAGACAAGGTGGCACGGTGGCGCACCGACGGCGCGCCGCCCCTGGAGGAGTTCGAGGTCATCGTCACACCCGAGGGACAGGCCGCGACGTGGGCTAAGGTCTGATCCTGAGAACGAGGGAGGGCGAGCGATGGGTGAGCCGGGAGACGAGCCGCTGAGCGAATGGGCGGACCGCCGCGCCGCACGCCTGCGGCCGGTCGGTGAACGCCGCGCCGTCACCCTCGGCACCGGCCCGCAGCGCGCCGCCCACCTGGACCGGGATACGCCCCGGATGATCATGGAGTGGGACGGCTACCAGTGGGTGCCGGTGACCACCGTGGATAACTACGCAGCCGCGCAACGGATGCTCCACGGCATCAGCGACGAGGCGGCACAGATCACCGTCACGGCCGGAGACGGACGGCCACCGATGGCCCCCGGACGCGGACGCCACCGTAAGCCCTGA
- a CDS encoding NUDIX domain-containing protein, which translates to MRPTAPNPADTDAWNAYLAEGNAKQARKRVAADVLLRDPSGRVLLVNPTYKPGWDLPGGMAEANEPPEDTARRELMEELGVHVTLLGLLVVDWVAPHGPWDDQIAFIFDGGTLDQDQADRLRPRDDELSEASFVTPAEASVYLQDRIRRRFEHALKALDTGRPLYLRDGEPVI; encoded by the coding sequence ATGAGGCCGACAGCACCCAACCCCGCCGACACCGACGCCTGGAACGCCTATCTCGCGGAAGGCAACGCGAAGCAAGCCCGCAAGCGCGTAGCGGCCGACGTGCTGCTGCGGGACCCATCCGGCCGCGTGCTTCTAGTGAACCCCACCTACAAACCGGGGTGGGACCTGCCCGGCGGCATGGCGGAAGCCAACGAGCCGCCGGAGGACACCGCACGCCGTGAACTGATGGAGGAACTCGGCGTACATGTCACCCTGCTCGGGCTGCTGGTGGTGGACTGGGTCGCCCCGCACGGCCCCTGGGACGACCAGATCGCGTTCATCTTCGACGGCGGCACACTCGACCAGGACCAAGCCGACCGCCTACGGCCACGAGACGACGAGCTGTCCGAAGCTTCCTTCGTCACGCCCGCCGAAGCCTCCGTTTACCTGCAGGACCGCATCCGCCGCCGGTTCGAACACGCCCTGAAGGCACTCGATACGGGACGGCCGCTGTACCTCCGAGACGGCGAACCCGTCATATAG
- a CDS encoding MarR family winged helix-turn-helix transcriptional regulator, translated as MNETDRGLASEELVDRLTEVFDLVGPLYRRTQRKVEQDVSVEGLSVGVRAVLNLLGEHGPMTVPQMGRAQALSRQFVQRMVNDATAHGLVESAPNPAHKRSSLIRLTEQGQVAITTVIDRERAVLRQVGGDLTDAEVDACLRVLSRLLELLGNVDVD; from the coding sequence GTGAATGAGACAGACCGTGGCCTGGCATCCGAAGAACTGGTCGACCGGCTCACCGAGGTGTTCGACCTCGTGGGGCCGCTGTACCGACGCACACAGCGCAAGGTGGAGCAGGACGTGTCCGTCGAGGGGCTGTCGGTGGGGGTACGGGCCGTGCTCAATCTACTGGGCGAGCACGGTCCCATGACCGTCCCTCAGATGGGTCGGGCGCAGGCGTTGAGCCGCCAGTTCGTGCAGCGTATGGTCAACGACGCCACTGCCCACGGTTTGGTCGAGTCCGCCCCCAATCCGGCCCACAAGAGGTCATCCCTCATCCGGCTGACCGAACAGGGCCAGGTCGCCATCACCACCGTGATCGACCGCGAACGTGCAGTGCTGCGCCAGGTCGGCGGTGACCTCACCGACGCCGAGGTCGACGCCTGCCTCCGAGTCCTCTCCCGCCTCCTCGAACTCCTGGGCAACGTCGACGTCGACTGA
- the tgmB gene encoding ATP-grasp ribosomal peptide maturase translates to MTHPGPVLVVTNLDDPTTDLVIDELHGRGIPVVRFDSGDFPATLSVAATITSDGIQGTLTTPSRTADLGNVRSLYYRRPSGFAFPHLDQQTARFAVAQARYGLGGIIASLPGCLYVNHPHRIGDAEFKPSGLAAAAAAGFQLPPTLITSTPDAARSFVKRHGPVIYKPLAAPLYQDDEGVSCTVKVDEVTADDIDVEVGGTAHLFQQRVDKAADARVTVIGDHVFTVRIDSDLLDWRTDYTQLTYTTVTPPDGLTTALYRYLASFGLVFGAFDFAIDRWGTWWFLECNPSGQWAWLELETGLPMIAAMADLLERKNTT, encoded by the coding sequence GTGACGCATCCGGGTCCGGTCCTGGTCGTCACCAACCTGGACGACCCCACAACCGACCTGGTGATTGACGAGCTGCACGGCCGGGGCATCCCGGTCGTGCGGTTCGACTCCGGGGACTTCCCCGCCACCTTGTCTGTTGCGGCCACCATCACCAGCGACGGCATCCAAGGCACCCTGACCACGCCGTCGCGTACCGCCGACCTCGGGAACGTACGGTCGCTGTACTACCGCCGCCCGTCCGGCTTCGCCTTCCCCCACCTCGATCAGCAGACGGCCCGCTTCGCCGTCGCCCAGGCCCGCTACGGGCTCGGCGGCATCATCGCCTCCCTGCCAGGCTGCCTGTACGTGAACCACCCGCACCGCATCGGCGACGCCGAGTTCAAACCGTCCGGTCTCGCCGCCGCCGCGGCAGCCGGGTTCCAGCTCCCGCCCACCCTGATCACCTCGACCCCCGACGCGGCCCGCTCATTCGTCAAGCGGCACGGGCCGGTGATCTACAAGCCATTAGCCGCCCCGCTCTACCAGGACGACGAGGGCGTCTCCTGCACTGTGAAAGTGGACGAGGTCACCGCCGACGACATCGACGTCGAGGTAGGCGGCACCGCCCACCTGTTCCAGCAGCGCGTGGACAAGGCGGCTGACGCGAGGGTCACGGTGATCGGCGACCACGTGTTTACCGTCCGGATCGACTCGGACCTGTTGGACTGGCGCACCGACTACACCCAGCTCACCTACACCACCGTCACACCCCCGGACGGCCTGACCACAGCCCTGTACCGGTATCTCGCCTCTTTCGGGCTGGTCTTCGGCGCTTTCGACTTCGCCATAGACCGCTGGGGGACATGGTGGTTCCTGGAGTGCAACCCTTCGGGACAGTGGGCGTGGCTGGAGCTCGAGACCGGCTTGCCCATGATCGCGGCCATGGCTGATCTGCTGGAGAGGAAGAACACCACGTGA
- a CDS encoding replication-relaxation family protein, whose product MHLLAVSPAPYTAVSVQQVSAIEQAAAAGKVPADGTTVHVQTQAEAGDVDLTPLADAERSRTHAWYLTPEGVRLTRDLPALRGRPPYPITSRTAASLKTPHTLTVVRAHLPFAADACLRGHEHGLWDWTPEVSHPIGEGERLVADAVMHYTVLDGEHRRKLRGFVEVDRSTMSSERLAVKLIEYARLFQYEAQPVGRRRQPAANGPAWLRWYPVFPRVLFVLTGASRTTLDNRISDLQAMVAHHPLVAALAREVQLGAGALEDIEQHGPSESVWVPLTGGAPRPWTAL is encoded by the coding sequence GTGCACCTGCTGGCCGTCTCCCCCGCCCCCTACACAGCCGTCTCCGTCCAGCAAGTGTCCGCCATCGAACAGGCAGCAGCCGCCGGCAAGGTGCCAGCAGACGGCACGACGGTGCATGTCCAGACCCAGGCGGAAGCCGGGGACGTCGACCTCACCCCGCTGGCGGACGCGGAGCGGTCGCGTACTCACGCCTGGTACCTCACGCCGGAAGGGGTCCGGCTGACCCGCGATCTTCCTGCTCTGCGGGGGCGTCCGCCCTACCCCATCACCTCGAGGACTGCAGCATCGCTGAAGACTCCGCACACGCTCACTGTCGTGCGCGCTCACCTGCCCTTCGCGGCAGACGCCTGTCTGCGCGGTCACGAGCACGGGCTGTGGGACTGGACCCCTGAGGTGTCCCACCCCATCGGTGAGGGAGAGCGGCTCGTGGCCGACGCTGTCATGCACTACACGGTCCTCGACGGCGAACACCGAAGGAAACTGCGCGGCTTCGTGGAGGTCGATCGCAGCACCATGAGCAGCGAGCGCCTGGCCGTGAAGTTGATCGAGTACGCCCGCCTGTTCCAGTACGAAGCCCAGCCCGTCGGCCGCCGCAGGCAGCCGGCTGCCAATGGCCCTGCGTGGCTGCGCTGGTATCCGGTCTTTCCTCGCGTTCTCTTCGTGCTTACGGGTGCCTCCCGGACCACGCTGGACAACCGGATCAGTGACCTCCAGGCGATGGTCGCCCATCACCCACTCGTGGCGGCACTCGCCCGCGAGGTGCAGCTGGGGGCCGGCGCGCTGGAAGACATCGAGCAACACGGTCCCTCCGAATCCGTGTGGGTGCCGCTGACCGGAGGCGCGCCTCGCCCGTGGACCGCCCTGTAA
- a CDS encoding alpha/beta fold hydrolase, with product MNDLFWLDIGAGQPLVLLHGGFLDHRMWDDQIPALAARYRVIAPDARGHGRSPNATEPFRHTDDLAALLRHLGTGPVVLVGVSMGGSIAVDTALEHPELVSAVVVSGAGTSEPHFTDPWTTRTWTAWHAAMAAGDLAASVEAFTLFAAGPHRTLDDLHPEVVDRLREMTRSTLSKHTPDEPDLRIPIRDTWDRAAKIDVPVLAVNGAIDSPDHLGMAERLTRTVADGRAISIDGTAHYPNMERPDVFNETLEGFLRTV from the coding sequence ATGAATGATCTGTTCTGGCTCGACATCGGCGCCGGCCAACCCCTCGTCCTGCTGCACGGCGGATTCCTGGACCACCGCATGTGGGACGACCAGATACCCGCCCTCGCCGCGCGGTACCGCGTCATCGCGCCCGATGCCCGCGGCCACGGCCGGTCACCCAACGCCACCGAACCGTTCCGGCACACCGACGACCTCGCCGCGCTGCTACGACACTTGGGCACCGGCCCCGTGGTCCTGGTGGGCGTCTCCATGGGGGGCAGCATCGCGGTCGACACCGCACTGGAGCATCCAGAACTGGTCAGCGCCGTGGTCGTCAGCGGTGCCGGGACCAGCGAGCCGCATTTCACCGACCCCTGGACCACCCGAACCTGGACCGCATGGCACGCGGCAATGGCCGCCGGCGACCTGGCCGCCTCGGTCGAGGCGTTCACGCTCTTCGCCGCGGGACCGCACCGCACCCTCGACGACCTCCACCCCGAAGTCGTCGACCGCCTGCGCGAGATGACCCGCAGCACCCTGTCCAAGCACACCCCCGACGAACCCGACCTGCGCATCCCTATCCGCGACACCTGGGATCGTGCCGCCAAGATCGACGTGCCCGTGCTGGCCGTCAATGGCGCCATCGACTCACCCGACCACCTCGGCATGGCTGAACGCCTCACCCGCACCGTCGCCGACGGACGCGCCATCTCGATCGACGGGACCGCCCACTACCCCAACATGGAACGCCCGGACGTCTTCAACGAGACCCTCGAAGGCTTCCTCCGTACTGTGTGA
- the tgmA gene encoding putative ATP-grasp-modified RiPP → MFAHSDRVPTGTPLPSGANTPAPWGLRRMTPYPALAPGYARVELDPATQTSRFFDATGQPVRMPGHGTSTGTNPPTGTSPDGNGTTQDSDTGNDNDQ, encoded by the coding sequence TTGTTCGCTCACTCCGATCGTGTCCCGACTGGCACCCCGCTGCCGTCAGGAGCCAACACCCCAGCCCCCTGGGGCCTGCGCCGCATGACCCCCTACCCGGCACTCGCTCCCGGTTACGCCCGCGTCGAGCTGGACCCGGCCACCCAGACCAGCCGCTTTTTCGACGCCACCGGACAGCCGGTGAGGATGCCGGGGCACGGCACCAGCACCGGCACGAACCCGCCCACGGGCACCAGCCCTGACGGCAACGGCACCACCCAGGACAGCGACACCGGGAACGACAACGACCAGTGA